Within the Pseudomonas chlororaphis subsp. aurantiaca genome, the region GTGGCGAAGGCTCGGATCGGCTGATTTCCTTCGGTGTCTCGAGCTACGGCTACGATGTGCGTTGCGCCGATGAGTTCAAGGTGTTCACCAACATCAATTCGGCCACTGTCGATCCGAAAAACTTCGACGCCGGCAGCTTCGTCGACATCAAGAGCGACGTGTGCATCATTCCACCCAACTCCTTCGCCCTGGCCCGCACCGTCGAGTACTTCCGCATTCCGCGCAACGTGCTGACCATCTGCCTGGGTAAAAGCACCTACGCCCGCTGCGGCATCATCGTCAACGTCACCCCCCTCGAGCCTGAGTGGGAAGGTCACGTGACCCTGGAGTTCTCCAACACCACTACCTTGC harbors:
- the dcd gene encoding dCTP deaminase codes for the protein MSIKSDKWIRRMAQEHGMIEPFVERQMRGEGSDRLISFGVSSYGYDVRCADEFKVFTNINSATVDPKNFDAGSFVDIKSDVCIIPPNSFALARTVEYFRIPRNVLTICLGKSTYARCGIIVNVTPLEPEWEGHVTLEFSNTTTLPAKIYANEGVAQMLFLESDEECEVSYKDRGGKYQGQRGVTLPRT